A single window of Flavobacteriales bacterium DNA harbors:
- a CDS encoding T9SS type A sorting domain-containing protein, with the protein MEDKGGQMAALSCSTNTLYLRSMRFLIPFLFGLLLGLQPTLAQPLPPGAPAVVITEIMYDLPGTDESLEFIEVRNPSDTNERGLGGYRFTEGIEFSFPSNLVAQPHQFFIVAKDSVAFENAFGVSAFQWTSGELSDTGERIVLRNNFNVISDSLTYSNAPPWPMAGAETGASIVHCNDTAAGWNPLNWEAATNSTGIMVNGVEIHANPGEECSIDNSIHNLAENGFLIAPNPNNGRFRLQMAEQMQDNVQLDILNLSGQLVYSVPQNGDRPVSIQLPAGIYLARLSREGATSYQRLVIIN; encoded by the coding sequence AGACAAGGGCGGCCAAATGGCCGCCCTTTCTTGTTCAACAAATACACTTTACCTTCGTTCTATGCGGTTTTTGATACCCTTCCTGTTTGGACTGCTCCTCGGACTACAGCCGACCTTGGCGCAACCGCTGCCTCCGGGTGCTCCTGCAGTTGTTATTACCGAGATCATGTATGACCTTCCGGGAACGGACGAAAGCCTTGAATTCATTGAAGTGCGCAATCCGAGCGATACCAACGAGCGGGGACTTGGAGGTTATCGCTTTACAGAGGGCATTGAGTTTTCCTTTCCATCGAATCTTGTCGCACAACCGCATCAATTTTTCATTGTGGCGAAAGATTCCGTTGCCTTTGAGAATGCTTTCGGTGTAAGTGCGTTTCAATGGACAAGCGGAGAGCTTAGCGACACGGGCGAACGTATCGTTCTGCGGAACAACTTCAACGTCATTTCTGACTCACTCACATACTCAAACGCACCTCCATGGCCTATGGCCGGAGCAGAAACAGGTGCTTCCATTGTGCATTGCAACGATACTGCGGCCGGATGGAATCCACTGAATTGGGAGGCGGCCACAAACAGCACGGGCATCATGGTCAATGGCGTGGAAATCCATGCCAATCCTGGAGAAGAATGTTCAATCGATAATTCCATTCACAATCTTGCCGAGAACGGATTTCTTATTGCACCGAACCCGAACAATGGCAGGTTCCGATTACAGATGGCCGAGCAAATGCAGGATAACGTACAATTGGACATCCTGAACCTTTCAGGCCAATTGGTTTATTCCGTCCCCCAGAATGGTGATCGGCCCGTTTCCATCCAGCTTCCTGCTGGCATTTATTTGGCGCGATTATCGCGGGAAGGTGCGACCAGTTATCAGCGGTTGGTCATCATAAACTAA